One Oreochromis niloticus isolate F11D_XX linkage group LG16, O_niloticus_UMD_NMBU, whole genome shotgun sequence genomic window carries:
- the LOC102081671 gene encoding rho GTPase-activating protein 20 isoform X1, translating into MPAGAQRFTDMEMLVGMEDELADTARSRAGSCVEFHSIKKMKTLAQRRQSAPSLVISKALTRSRSTSRESCLTPVSPETCPLVQAFLAECPGRLFLGHAQTQLKTGLQTQERHLFLFTDTLLVTKAKSPTHFKVKAQVRACEMWTANCMEEVCEGSTNPERSFVMGWPTCNCVATFSSEETKDKWLVLVNSRISEGKEKDDPKTIPLKIFAKDIGNCAYAKTLAVSNTDSTTEVIRMALLQFGISGCIKDHRLWVSSIKDDPPYPLIGHEFPFSIKMSHIRDGGSNCGGLGGGVGRDVLSPTDCPGVLLLDQCLPPDTQCQFILKPNKAVLGQTQLLEPGQQKSFKRKRSLINWPFWRGSSTQLDGMPLSPTLLSAAHGRLFGQPLNSICSPENSLPKPVMDMLAFLYLEGPYTRGVFRRSAGAKACRELRDRLDSGSEDAEITHQSVFVIAAVLKDFLRNIPGSMLCVDLYDQWMEAMEGEGGEERIPAVQRLLHLLPSENLLLLRHVIAVLHCIQGSADDNQMNAFNLSVCIAPSMLWCPAPSTPEMEGEATKKVCELVRFLIENCSTLLGDVTSLFRTFSQKSSSSDHGSDVSSFQMNDSSYDSLENELNDDPESPFQEQLPLRDKDKPDSCSRDSVITLSDGDPEPDPDSNLLLQLPPLARPSRFSPVVRQPRVRHANGSSQGPRRLRRSSEPALALASMPTSSMVLAHADNCHPSVRKASYDAAMEGEADVDEVFLEQGLNGLQLKEEGEDGCEKRGVKIQNSGRRKTKHAPPPPLRLDASCSSLSSPATSPTGSSLSSLDSAFSQYSTDYATNVPLPLSEPLPLSPLFPGRPQQSSRSSPPQREALAHWPQATQPPRPGQSASHSHGLHPNTWLKKDRCLTLRQPDSGHTEEDLPVGKSFSTSNCFSVSAQEAMVTNQNCRHRSSSPPSYQQALLQLQRSRSPFYSGTEKPLTVKDLRQLHDQTSPNKLKPNPGAEVTQRLAEGGCVQPPKGVFFGQSATTLVLQRQKSHSLTPAMDIHRGRKTLPRRASEPAKVNVNSNRGPSLTLDRLPASKARPQDGRASDNHAKPRLCLSPSATRAVRDYFSSQGQEDVDACLQRSHEVALAIVQGKKEWQNRRCSDPRLEDFEQLFFAEESYV; encoded by the exons GGAAAGCTGCTTGACGCCAGTAAGCCCAGAGACTTGTCCTCTAGTCCAGGCCTTCCTGGCTGAGTGTCCAGGCCGCCTGTTCCTGGGTCACGCCCAAACACAGCTAAAGACCGGCCTGCAGACCCAGGAGAGACACCTTTTCCTCTTCACAGACACCCTGCTCGTCACCAAGGCCAA GTCTCCTACTCATTTCAAGGTGAAGGCTCAGGTCCGGGCTTGCGAGATGTGGACGGCTAACTGCATGGAGGAAGTGTGCGAAGGAAGCACGAACCCAGAGAGGAGCTTTGTGATGGGCTGGCCCACCTGCAACTGCGTAGCCACCTTCAG CTCTGAAGAGACTAAGGACAAGTGGCTGGTGCTCGTCAACAG TCGGATAAGTGAGGGAAAAGAAAAGGACGACCCAAAGACCATTCCTCTGAAAATCTTCGCAAAGGATATTGGAAACTGTGCATAC GCCAAGACGCTTGCGGTCAGCAACACAGACAGCACCACTGAAGTCATCCGCATGGCTCTGCTGCAGTTCGGCATATCA GGTTGCATTAAAGACCACCGGCTGTGGGTGAGCTCCATTAAGGATGACCCTCCATATCCACTTATCG GCCACGAGTTTCCCTTCAGCATCAAGATGAGCCACATTCGAGATGGTGGGAGCAATTGTGGAGGACTTGGAGGAGGAGTAGGGAGGGATGTGCTGAGTCCCACAGACTGCCCAGGGGTTCTTCTTTTGGACCAGTGTCTCCCTCCAGACACGCAGTGCCAATTTATACTGAAACCCAACAAGGCTGTCCTTGGGCAGACTCAACTTTTAG AGCCTGGTCAGCAGAAGTCTTTTAAGAGAAAGAGATCTCTGATCAATTGGCCTTTCTGGAGAGGTTCGAGCACACAGCTGGACGGCATGCCCCTGTCCCCAACCTTGCTCTCCGCCGCTCACGGTCGGCTGTTCGGACAGCCCTTGAACTCCATCTGCTCTCCAGAAAACAGCCTGCCTAAACCTGTCATG GACATGCTGGCATTTCTGTACCTGGAGGGACCATACACCAGAGGCGTCTTCAGGCGTTCAGCTGGAGCAAAAGCCTGCCGGGAGCTCCGAGACAGGCTGGACAGTGGGAGCGAGGACGCGGAGATCACACACCAGTCTGTGTTCGTCATCGCTGCTGTCCTCAag GACTTCCTGCGAAATATCCCAGGCAGCATGCTGTGCGTGGACCTGTATGACCAGTGGATGGAAGCGATGGAAGgggaaggaggagaggagaggataccAGCTGTCCAGAG GCTCCTCCACCTCCTACCCAGTGAGAATTTGCTTCTGCTGCGACACGTGATCGCGGTACTCCACTGCATACAAGGCAGCGCCGACGACAACCAGATGAACGCCTTCAATCTGTCTGTCTGCATTGCTCCCAGCATGCTTTGGTGTCCGGCGCCAAGCACCCCTGAGATGGAAGGGGAGGCCACTAAAAAG GTTTGTGAGCTCGTTCGCTTCCTAATAGAGAACTGCAGCACCCTCCTGGGGGACGTCACATCACTCTTCAGAACCTTCAGccagaagagcagcagcagcgacCATGGATCTG ATGTGTCGTCCTTCCAGATGAATGACTCGTCTTACGACAGTCTGGAGAACGAGCTGAACGATGATCCCGAGTCTCCCTTCCAGGAACAGCTTCCACTTCGCGACAAAGACAAGCCGGACAGCTGCAGCCGTGACTCTGTCATCACGCTCAGTGATGGCGACCCTGAACCTGACCCCGATTCTAACCTTCTGCTGCAGCTCCCGCCTCTGGCCAGACCCAGTAGGTTCAGTCCCGTGGTTCGACAGCCTCGCGTACGCCACGCCAACGGCTCGTCGCAGGGTCCTAGGAGACTGAGGAGGAGCTCAGAACCGGCCTTAGCCCTGGCTAGCATGCCGACTTCAAGCATGGTGCTGGCTCATGCTGATAACTGCCACCCGTCAGTGAGGAAGGCGAGCTATGATGCTGCCATGGAGGGGGAAGCGGATGTGGATGAGGTTTTTCTTGAACAGGGGCTGAACGGGCTGCAGctgaaagaggagggagaggatgGGTGTGAGAAGAGAGGTGTCAAAATCCAGAACAGCGGGCGGAGGAAGACGAAGCATGCCCCTCCACCGCCACTGCGACTGGATGCCAGTTGTTCCAGTCTGTCTTCACCGGCAACCTCACCAACCGGCTCCTCCCTCAGCTCCTTAGACTCCGCCTTCTCACAGTACTCCACTGACTACGCCACAAATGTGCCACTTCCGTTAAGTGAACCCCTTCCACTCTCCCCTCTTTTTCCTGGACGCCCACAGCAGTCCTCAAGGAGCTCTCCCCCTCAGAGAGAAGCGCTGGCTCATTGGCCACAAGCCACCCAACCCCCTCGACCCGGCCAAAGTGCTTCTCACTCTCATGGCCTCCACCCTAACACGTGGCTTAAAAAAGACCGGTGCCTGACGCTAAGGCAGCCCGATAGTGGACACACAGAGGAGGACCTGCCCGTGGGGAAATCCTTCTCAACCTCTAACTGCTTCTCTGTCAGTGCCCAGGAGGCCATGGTGACAAATCAAAACTGCAGACATAGATCAAGCAGCCCTCCATCTTACCAGCAggctctgctgcagctgcagcgcaGCCGCTCTCCTTTTTACAGCGGGACAGAGAAGCCTCTGACAGTCAAAGATCTGAGACAGCTCCATGACCAGACCTCACCTAACAAACTCAAACCAAACCCAGGAGCTGAGGTCACACAGAGGCTGGCTGAAGGTGGCTGCGTGCAGCCGCCAAAAGGTGTTTTCTTTGGACAGAGTGCCACCACTCTGGTGCTCCAGAGACAAAAGTCCCACTCTCTAACTCCTGCCATGGACATCCACAGAGGGAGGAAGACCCTTCCTCGCCGAGCATCTGAGCCTGCTAAGGTCAATGTGAACTCTAACCGCGGCCCCAGCCTTACCTTAGACAGACTTCCTGCTTCTAAAGCCCGGCCCCAAGACGGCAGAGCGTCTGATAACCACGCCAAGCCACGCCTCTGCTTGTCGCCCTCTGCCACCAGGGCTGTAAGGGACTACTTTTCCTCACAAGGTCAAGAGGATGTGGACGCCTGCCTGCAGAGGAGTCATGAGGTCGCACTAGCAATTGTGCAGGGTAAGAAGGAGTGGCAGAACAGGCGGTGCAGTGACCCGCGGCTGGAGGACTTTGAGCAGCTTTTCTTTGCAGAAGAATcgtatgtgtaa
- the LOC102081671 gene encoding rho GTPase-activating protein 20 isoform X3, with product MCGEYGRCCPFCGEVRCERGFTGRESCLTPVSPETCPLVQAFLAECPGRLFLGHAQTQLKTGLQTQERHLFLFTDTLLVTKAKSPTHFKVKAQVRACEMWTANCMEEVCEGSTNPERSFVMGWPTCNCVATFSSEETKDKWLVLVNSRISEGKEKDDPKTIPLKIFAKDIGNCAYAKTLAVSNTDSTTEVIRMALLQFGISGCIKDHRLWVSSIKDDPPYPLIGHEFPFSIKMSHIRDGGSNCGGLGGGVGRDVLSPTDCPGVLLLDQCLPPDTQCQFILKPNKAVLGQTQLLEPGQQKSFKRKRSLINWPFWRGSSTQLDGMPLSPTLLSAAHGRLFGQPLNSICSPENSLPKPVMDMLAFLYLEGPYTRGVFRRSAGAKACRELRDRLDSGSEDAEITHQSVFVIAAVLKDFLRNIPGSMLCVDLYDQWMEAMEGEGGEERIPAVQRLLHLLPSENLLLLRHVIAVLHCIQGSADDNQMNAFNLSVCIAPSMLWCPAPSTPEMEGEATKKVCELVRFLIENCSTLLGDVTSLFRTFSQKSSSSDHGSDVSSFQMNDSSYDSLENELNDDPESPFQEQLPLRDKDKPDSCSRDSVITLSDGDPEPDPDSNLLLQLPPLARPSRFSPVVRQPRVRHANGSSQGPRRLRRSSEPALALASMPTSSMVLAHADNCHPSVRKASYDAAMEGEADVDEVFLEQGLNGLQLKEEGEDGCEKRGVKIQNSGRRKTKHAPPPPLRLDASCSSLSSPATSPTGSSLSSLDSAFSQYSTDYATNVPLPLSEPLPLSPLFPGRPQQSSRSSPPQREALAHWPQATQPPRPGQSASHSHGLHPNTWLKKDRCLTLRQPDSGHTEEDLPVGKSFSTSNCFSVSAQEAMVTNQNCRHRSSSPPSYQQALLQLQRSRSPFYSGTEKPLTVKDLRQLHDQTSPNKLKPNPGAEVTQRLAEGGCVQPPKGVFFGQSATTLVLQRQKSHSLTPAMDIHRGRKTLPRRASEPAKVNVNSNRGPSLTLDRLPASKARPQDGRASDNHAKPRLCLSPSATRAVRDYFSSQGQEDVDACLQRSHEVALAIVQGKKEWQNRRCSDPRLEDFEQLFFAEESYV from the exons GGAAAGCTGCTTGACGCCAGTAAGCCCAGAGACTTGTCCTCTAGTCCAGGCCTTCCTGGCTGAGTGTCCAGGCCGCCTGTTCCTGGGTCACGCCCAAACACAGCTAAAGACCGGCCTGCAGACCCAGGAGAGACACCTTTTCCTCTTCACAGACACCCTGCTCGTCACCAAGGCCAA GTCTCCTACTCATTTCAAGGTGAAGGCTCAGGTCCGGGCTTGCGAGATGTGGACGGCTAACTGCATGGAGGAAGTGTGCGAAGGAAGCACGAACCCAGAGAGGAGCTTTGTGATGGGCTGGCCCACCTGCAACTGCGTAGCCACCTTCAG CTCTGAAGAGACTAAGGACAAGTGGCTGGTGCTCGTCAACAG TCGGATAAGTGAGGGAAAAGAAAAGGACGACCCAAAGACCATTCCTCTGAAAATCTTCGCAAAGGATATTGGAAACTGTGCATAC GCCAAGACGCTTGCGGTCAGCAACACAGACAGCACCACTGAAGTCATCCGCATGGCTCTGCTGCAGTTCGGCATATCA GGTTGCATTAAAGACCACCGGCTGTGGGTGAGCTCCATTAAGGATGACCCTCCATATCCACTTATCG GCCACGAGTTTCCCTTCAGCATCAAGATGAGCCACATTCGAGATGGTGGGAGCAATTGTGGAGGACTTGGAGGAGGAGTAGGGAGGGATGTGCTGAGTCCCACAGACTGCCCAGGGGTTCTTCTTTTGGACCAGTGTCTCCCTCCAGACACGCAGTGCCAATTTATACTGAAACCCAACAAGGCTGTCCTTGGGCAGACTCAACTTTTAG AGCCTGGTCAGCAGAAGTCTTTTAAGAGAAAGAGATCTCTGATCAATTGGCCTTTCTGGAGAGGTTCGAGCACACAGCTGGACGGCATGCCCCTGTCCCCAACCTTGCTCTCCGCCGCTCACGGTCGGCTGTTCGGACAGCCCTTGAACTCCATCTGCTCTCCAGAAAACAGCCTGCCTAAACCTGTCATG GACATGCTGGCATTTCTGTACCTGGAGGGACCATACACCAGAGGCGTCTTCAGGCGTTCAGCTGGAGCAAAAGCCTGCCGGGAGCTCCGAGACAGGCTGGACAGTGGGAGCGAGGACGCGGAGATCACACACCAGTCTGTGTTCGTCATCGCTGCTGTCCTCAag GACTTCCTGCGAAATATCCCAGGCAGCATGCTGTGCGTGGACCTGTATGACCAGTGGATGGAAGCGATGGAAGgggaaggaggagaggagaggataccAGCTGTCCAGAG GCTCCTCCACCTCCTACCCAGTGAGAATTTGCTTCTGCTGCGACACGTGATCGCGGTACTCCACTGCATACAAGGCAGCGCCGACGACAACCAGATGAACGCCTTCAATCTGTCTGTCTGCATTGCTCCCAGCATGCTTTGGTGTCCGGCGCCAAGCACCCCTGAGATGGAAGGGGAGGCCACTAAAAAG GTTTGTGAGCTCGTTCGCTTCCTAATAGAGAACTGCAGCACCCTCCTGGGGGACGTCACATCACTCTTCAGAACCTTCAGccagaagagcagcagcagcgacCATGGATCTG ATGTGTCGTCCTTCCAGATGAATGACTCGTCTTACGACAGTCTGGAGAACGAGCTGAACGATGATCCCGAGTCTCCCTTCCAGGAACAGCTTCCACTTCGCGACAAAGACAAGCCGGACAGCTGCAGCCGTGACTCTGTCATCACGCTCAGTGATGGCGACCCTGAACCTGACCCCGATTCTAACCTTCTGCTGCAGCTCCCGCCTCTGGCCAGACCCAGTAGGTTCAGTCCCGTGGTTCGACAGCCTCGCGTACGCCACGCCAACGGCTCGTCGCAGGGTCCTAGGAGACTGAGGAGGAGCTCAGAACCGGCCTTAGCCCTGGCTAGCATGCCGACTTCAAGCATGGTGCTGGCTCATGCTGATAACTGCCACCCGTCAGTGAGGAAGGCGAGCTATGATGCTGCCATGGAGGGGGAAGCGGATGTGGATGAGGTTTTTCTTGAACAGGGGCTGAACGGGCTGCAGctgaaagaggagggagaggatgGGTGTGAGAAGAGAGGTGTCAAAATCCAGAACAGCGGGCGGAGGAAGACGAAGCATGCCCCTCCACCGCCACTGCGACTGGATGCCAGTTGTTCCAGTCTGTCTTCACCGGCAACCTCACCAACCGGCTCCTCCCTCAGCTCCTTAGACTCCGCCTTCTCACAGTACTCCACTGACTACGCCACAAATGTGCCACTTCCGTTAAGTGAACCCCTTCCACTCTCCCCTCTTTTTCCTGGACGCCCACAGCAGTCCTCAAGGAGCTCTCCCCCTCAGAGAGAAGCGCTGGCTCATTGGCCACAAGCCACCCAACCCCCTCGACCCGGCCAAAGTGCTTCTCACTCTCATGGCCTCCACCCTAACACGTGGCTTAAAAAAGACCGGTGCCTGACGCTAAGGCAGCCCGATAGTGGACACACAGAGGAGGACCTGCCCGTGGGGAAATCCTTCTCAACCTCTAACTGCTTCTCTGTCAGTGCCCAGGAGGCCATGGTGACAAATCAAAACTGCAGACATAGATCAAGCAGCCCTCCATCTTACCAGCAggctctgctgcagctgcagcgcaGCCGCTCTCCTTTTTACAGCGGGACAGAGAAGCCTCTGACAGTCAAAGATCTGAGACAGCTCCATGACCAGACCTCACCTAACAAACTCAAACCAAACCCAGGAGCTGAGGTCACACAGAGGCTGGCTGAAGGTGGCTGCGTGCAGCCGCCAAAAGGTGTTTTCTTTGGACAGAGTGCCACCACTCTGGTGCTCCAGAGACAAAAGTCCCACTCTCTAACTCCTGCCATGGACATCCACAGAGGGAGGAAGACCCTTCCTCGCCGAGCATCTGAGCCTGCTAAGGTCAATGTGAACTCTAACCGCGGCCCCAGCCTTACCTTAGACAGACTTCCTGCTTCTAAAGCCCGGCCCCAAGACGGCAGAGCGTCTGATAACCACGCCAAGCCACGCCTCTGCTTGTCGCCCTCTGCCACCAGGGCTGTAAGGGACTACTTTTCCTCACAAGGTCAAGAGGATGTGGACGCCTGCCTGCAGAGGAGTCATGAGGTCGCACTAGCAATTGTGCAGGGTAAGAAGGAGTGGCAGAACAGGCGGTGCAGTGACCCGCGGCTGGAGGACTTTGAGCAGCTTTTCTTTGCAGAAGAATcgtatgtgtaa
- the LOC102081671 gene encoding rho GTPase-activating protein 20 isoform X2 has product MEIMSPQQGTMGQNRSDSLTGESKALPDSKKKMKTLAQRRQSAPSLVISKALTRSRSTSRESCLTPVSPETCPLVQAFLAECPGRLFLGHAQTQLKTGLQTQERHLFLFTDTLLVTKAKSPTHFKVKAQVRACEMWTANCMEEVCEGSTNPERSFVMGWPTCNCVATFSSEETKDKWLVLVNSRISEGKEKDDPKTIPLKIFAKDIGNCAYAKTLAVSNTDSTTEVIRMALLQFGISGCIKDHRLWVSSIKDDPPYPLIGHEFPFSIKMSHIRDGGSNCGGLGGGVGRDVLSPTDCPGVLLLDQCLPPDTQCQFILKPNKAVLGQTQLLEPGQQKSFKRKRSLINWPFWRGSSTQLDGMPLSPTLLSAAHGRLFGQPLNSICSPENSLPKPVMDMLAFLYLEGPYTRGVFRRSAGAKACRELRDRLDSGSEDAEITHQSVFVIAAVLKDFLRNIPGSMLCVDLYDQWMEAMEGEGGEERIPAVQRLLHLLPSENLLLLRHVIAVLHCIQGSADDNQMNAFNLSVCIAPSMLWCPAPSTPEMEGEATKKVCELVRFLIENCSTLLGDVTSLFRTFSQKSSSSDHGSDVSSFQMNDSSYDSLENELNDDPESPFQEQLPLRDKDKPDSCSRDSVITLSDGDPEPDPDSNLLLQLPPLARPSRFSPVVRQPRVRHANGSSQGPRRLRRSSEPALALASMPTSSMVLAHADNCHPSVRKASYDAAMEGEADVDEVFLEQGLNGLQLKEEGEDGCEKRGVKIQNSGRRKTKHAPPPPLRLDASCSSLSSPATSPTGSSLSSLDSAFSQYSTDYATNVPLPLSEPLPLSPLFPGRPQQSSRSSPPQREALAHWPQATQPPRPGQSASHSHGLHPNTWLKKDRCLTLRQPDSGHTEEDLPVGKSFSTSNCFSVSAQEAMVTNQNCRHRSSSPPSYQQALLQLQRSRSPFYSGTEKPLTVKDLRQLHDQTSPNKLKPNPGAEVTQRLAEGGCVQPPKGVFFGQSATTLVLQRQKSHSLTPAMDIHRGRKTLPRRASEPAKVNVNSNRGPSLTLDRLPASKARPQDGRASDNHAKPRLCLSPSATRAVRDYFSSQGQEDVDACLQRSHEVALAIVQGKKEWQNRRCSDPRLEDFEQLFFAEESYV; this is encoded by the exons GGAAAGCTGCTTGACGCCAGTAAGCCCAGAGACTTGTCCTCTAGTCCAGGCCTTCCTGGCTGAGTGTCCAGGCCGCCTGTTCCTGGGTCACGCCCAAACACAGCTAAAGACCGGCCTGCAGACCCAGGAGAGACACCTTTTCCTCTTCACAGACACCCTGCTCGTCACCAAGGCCAA GTCTCCTACTCATTTCAAGGTGAAGGCTCAGGTCCGGGCTTGCGAGATGTGGACGGCTAACTGCATGGAGGAAGTGTGCGAAGGAAGCACGAACCCAGAGAGGAGCTTTGTGATGGGCTGGCCCACCTGCAACTGCGTAGCCACCTTCAG CTCTGAAGAGACTAAGGACAAGTGGCTGGTGCTCGTCAACAG TCGGATAAGTGAGGGAAAAGAAAAGGACGACCCAAAGACCATTCCTCTGAAAATCTTCGCAAAGGATATTGGAAACTGTGCATAC GCCAAGACGCTTGCGGTCAGCAACACAGACAGCACCACTGAAGTCATCCGCATGGCTCTGCTGCAGTTCGGCATATCA GGTTGCATTAAAGACCACCGGCTGTGGGTGAGCTCCATTAAGGATGACCCTCCATATCCACTTATCG GCCACGAGTTTCCCTTCAGCATCAAGATGAGCCACATTCGAGATGGTGGGAGCAATTGTGGAGGACTTGGAGGAGGAGTAGGGAGGGATGTGCTGAGTCCCACAGACTGCCCAGGGGTTCTTCTTTTGGACCAGTGTCTCCCTCCAGACACGCAGTGCCAATTTATACTGAAACCCAACAAGGCTGTCCTTGGGCAGACTCAACTTTTAG AGCCTGGTCAGCAGAAGTCTTTTAAGAGAAAGAGATCTCTGATCAATTGGCCTTTCTGGAGAGGTTCGAGCACACAGCTGGACGGCATGCCCCTGTCCCCAACCTTGCTCTCCGCCGCTCACGGTCGGCTGTTCGGACAGCCCTTGAACTCCATCTGCTCTCCAGAAAACAGCCTGCCTAAACCTGTCATG GACATGCTGGCATTTCTGTACCTGGAGGGACCATACACCAGAGGCGTCTTCAGGCGTTCAGCTGGAGCAAAAGCCTGCCGGGAGCTCCGAGACAGGCTGGACAGTGGGAGCGAGGACGCGGAGATCACACACCAGTCTGTGTTCGTCATCGCTGCTGTCCTCAag GACTTCCTGCGAAATATCCCAGGCAGCATGCTGTGCGTGGACCTGTATGACCAGTGGATGGAAGCGATGGAAGgggaaggaggagaggagaggataccAGCTGTCCAGAG GCTCCTCCACCTCCTACCCAGTGAGAATTTGCTTCTGCTGCGACACGTGATCGCGGTACTCCACTGCATACAAGGCAGCGCCGACGACAACCAGATGAACGCCTTCAATCTGTCTGTCTGCATTGCTCCCAGCATGCTTTGGTGTCCGGCGCCAAGCACCCCTGAGATGGAAGGGGAGGCCACTAAAAAG GTTTGTGAGCTCGTTCGCTTCCTAATAGAGAACTGCAGCACCCTCCTGGGGGACGTCACATCACTCTTCAGAACCTTCAGccagaagagcagcagcagcgacCATGGATCTG ATGTGTCGTCCTTCCAGATGAATGACTCGTCTTACGACAGTCTGGAGAACGAGCTGAACGATGATCCCGAGTCTCCCTTCCAGGAACAGCTTCCACTTCGCGACAAAGACAAGCCGGACAGCTGCAGCCGTGACTCTGTCATCACGCTCAGTGATGGCGACCCTGAACCTGACCCCGATTCTAACCTTCTGCTGCAGCTCCCGCCTCTGGCCAGACCCAGTAGGTTCAGTCCCGTGGTTCGACAGCCTCGCGTACGCCACGCCAACGGCTCGTCGCAGGGTCCTAGGAGACTGAGGAGGAGCTCAGAACCGGCCTTAGCCCTGGCTAGCATGCCGACTTCAAGCATGGTGCTGGCTCATGCTGATAACTGCCACCCGTCAGTGAGGAAGGCGAGCTATGATGCTGCCATGGAGGGGGAAGCGGATGTGGATGAGGTTTTTCTTGAACAGGGGCTGAACGGGCTGCAGctgaaagaggagggagaggatgGGTGTGAGAAGAGAGGTGTCAAAATCCAGAACAGCGGGCGGAGGAAGACGAAGCATGCCCCTCCACCGCCACTGCGACTGGATGCCAGTTGTTCCAGTCTGTCTTCACCGGCAACCTCACCAACCGGCTCCTCCCTCAGCTCCTTAGACTCCGCCTTCTCACAGTACTCCACTGACTACGCCACAAATGTGCCACTTCCGTTAAGTGAACCCCTTCCACTCTCCCCTCTTTTTCCTGGACGCCCACAGCAGTCCTCAAGGAGCTCTCCCCCTCAGAGAGAAGCGCTGGCTCATTGGCCACAAGCCACCCAACCCCCTCGACCCGGCCAAAGTGCTTCTCACTCTCATGGCCTCCACCCTAACACGTGGCTTAAAAAAGACCGGTGCCTGACGCTAAGGCAGCCCGATAGTGGACACACAGAGGAGGACCTGCCCGTGGGGAAATCCTTCTCAACCTCTAACTGCTTCTCTGTCAGTGCCCAGGAGGCCATGGTGACAAATCAAAACTGCAGACATAGATCAAGCAGCCCTCCATCTTACCAGCAggctctgctgcagctgcagcgcaGCCGCTCTCCTTTTTACAGCGGGACAGAGAAGCCTCTGACAGTCAAAGATCTGAGACAGCTCCATGACCAGACCTCACCTAACAAACTCAAACCAAACCCAGGAGCTGAGGTCACACAGAGGCTGGCTGAAGGTGGCTGCGTGCAGCCGCCAAAAGGTGTTTTCTTTGGACAGAGTGCCACCACTCTGGTGCTCCAGAGACAAAAGTCCCACTCTCTAACTCCTGCCATGGACATCCACAGAGGGAGGAAGACCCTTCCTCGCCGAGCATCTGAGCCTGCTAAGGTCAATGTGAACTCTAACCGCGGCCCCAGCCTTACCTTAGACAGACTTCCTGCTTCTAAAGCCCGGCCCCAAGACGGCAGAGCGTCTGATAACCACGCCAAGCCACGCCTCTGCTTGTCGCCCTCTGCCACCAGGGCTGTAAGGGACTACTTTTCCTCACAAGGTCAAGAGGATGTGGACGCCTGCCTGCAGAGGAGTCATGAGGTCGCACTAGCAATTGTGCAGGGTAAGAAGGAGTGGCAGAACAGGCGGTGCAGTGACCCGCGGCTGGAGGACTTTGAGCAGCTTTTCTTTGCAGAAGAATcgtatgtgtaa